Genomic segment of Ictalurus furcatus strain D&B chromosome 9, Billie_1.0, whole genome shotgun sequence:
GTTCATTAATATGAACGCATAAGTTAAAGATAGCTGATATGACACTTGTTACAACCCactatctttgggatgggaagtttttttttgtgtgcacgtccaaactccctcccagagtttccagcctgccctagtcTGCCTTGCTCCTGCCATCCTGGATGACATCACTAAATGGCagccatatttaaagaggaagaggagtgagaaTGTTGTGGGATGTTGGAGATGGTTACATGTGTGCTGCTTATATGCTATATTCTGACTGCTTTTGACTCTTGCCTGGTTTTTGACTATGAGTTTGGTGGTCCCTGTATCTGTTTATGTATATTCTTCACCATTGTATATATGATTCACTTGGTTCACcagcagtaggggtgtggctgccatttcttttgggagagggtccttttgtctctgtttttggcttaggcAGTTAGGGAagaggggcgcacggtggcttagtggttagcacgttcgcctcacaccttcagggtccGGGggtcgattcccgccggggccatgtgtgtgcggagtttgcatgttctcccagtgctgcgggggtttcctccaggtactctggtttgctcccccagtccaaattggcatgtctaaagtgtccgtagtgtgtgaatgtgtacgtgattgtgccctgcgatggactggcaccctgtccagggtgtaccccgccttgtgcccgatgcttcctgggataggctccaggttcccctgcaaccctgaaaaggagtgagtggttgaagatggatggatagttaggGAAGTATCCTTGTATTTTCTTTGctattttccttttaggtaagctagctacctaacaaagaatccttttgtttattattttggccttggcccaccttGAAGGTACGTCTGGTGGTTGGTTCTCGTATAGTAGTGTGTATAGAGTTGTGTGTTACAATATATCACAACTTTTTAACACAAACCTggttgttattcctggcttcccttatttaaaggtcaaattccattgaatcccaagctggttactctgtgcagcCTAACCGATACAGGGCCGTAACAGACTTGGGGGCTCATCCGGGATGGCGGGAGCGAGGCAgactagggcaggctggaaacactgggagagagttcggacctgcacacaaaatatggcacagcacagaaaaaaaacccttcccatcccaaagatagtGGGTTGTAACACACTGATTAAACAATTGAAGAATAAAAGGAGTGAAAGTCTTTCCTGTATGCTTTCAATTCATCTGTAGTAAAACTTCTCTGCTTTAGATATCCATGGCAGACGTGTGTCTTGTACCCCAGGTCtacaatgctgaaaggtatatggCTCTTGACATTGAAACCAAGCTTAAAATGTCTTCCAAGTCTTTTATAAAAATTGCAGAGCAAtggtcaaacttttttttttttgcaaaaaggtTTAAAGTGGATCTTGACCAGTATCCCACAATCAAGCGGATAAACCAGACCCTAATGAAGCTTGAGGCCTTCAAAGTCACTCATCCATCCTGTCAGCCTGATACACCTGATGACCTGAGAGcataaatgtcattttgaacATCCTTGTTGACTCAACAGCACCATAATGACATTAAAGCTTTAGCAAAGGAAGTTAAGCCATTCAAGAATCCAGTTTCCTTTtgtctgttgtgtttatttgttttggtaAAAAGTCTGAGTTTtcactggggtttttttccagagAATATGTCCAAAATATGTTCAGATACCAAAAAAGACAAGTTACACAAAAACCTGTGAATGTGACAAGGtttcaaactttaaaaaaaataataaaaaaaaattaaaataaaaaaaaattgaaagaaaaaaaaaagttataatgtacctttaaataggtggaaaaatatttattggACAAAAATAACAATTGTTGTGTTAATCTCTGAAATTACTACTGAAACTAGAAATCTGAATTTGTATTAGATAAACAGTAGCTGCCAAGCAGCTGTTTAAATCTGTAAGAttggctttaaaataaaatgttaaaaataaatatataaataactttaaaaaagaaaaagtgccttCATGACGAAGTTCCATTTTCTCTCataattttcaaataaaaatctgcacCACTTAACAGTTAAGTTCCTCAGCCATGCACTACGATCTTGTGAGATGGTTTTATATCTAGTCCCTGTCCTTCAGCAGGGATTTGCATGATGCATTTGACTGCATCATCATAAAATGTGCCAGTGCAATCTGAGCCCCCAAACACTAAGATGGTGTGCTGGGCGGAGGGCCAGGTGTGATGGCCATCTCCTGGGTCCCTTTTATCAGTGTGTAAAGGCGCAGTGCCGGTCAGACTGATTAGACTGTGTCCAGCACGAGGCTTTGAGGAAAGCAATGGACACACCACTGACGTCCAGCAGTTGGTCTCTATAACAAAAAGCAAGCAACAGTAATTAATACAGACCTCACTTTATTTAGCAACAACACATTTTAGCagacaatttttattttgtaaagaaaaagcaGTAACCTAGATTGAAGAGATGGAGATCTTGTAGTGCTCCTAAAGCACTGCAGCCTCCGCTGATCAGCACCCTGTTGTCAGACATGGGCAGAGCAGCATGAAACCTGTCCATGTGAAGAGAGGATAGAGAATTAATGATCAGAGTTACATAAATATACTGCTACAGATATAGACATTCGGAGAAGAGCATTACATCTGGCTAAGTGTGCTACTGCAaaccataaatgaagttataaGTTTCCCATTCAGCTGATAAACATTTTTAGTGGGTTTAGGAATGTAATTAAAGGAAATATACCGTTCAAGTGACTTGAAATCAGTGAACACACTTACCCACGGGCAAGGGGTGGCATGTTTTCATATTTCACTGCAATGTACTCCATAAAACCTTTAGTGATGGTGATAATTTGAGCAGTTAGTGATATCTTTTCAATAATCACATATTTCATGTGTGCCTTTAAATAGTGATATTTACATTACCAAGATCTAAAACGTAGAGGTCATTGAGGTAGGCAGCGGTTTTTCTGCCTCCGAAGATCACCAATTTGTCAGGCAGTAGGGTGCTGGAGTGCCTGTACATAAAGATCAGCAAGTACCAAGAGGCATGAAATACACAATTATGCATACTAACCATTCATTTCTGCCCAAAAGCCAGGAAAGCTTGTAATAAAATATGATCTGAAATCGCACACTGACCCAAACCTGGGAAGAGGACGGTCCCCTTCCACGATTGGTTGGTACCACAGCTCATGTTCAGGGTTGAAGATGTAAAGAGCATTACTGCAAGCTTTGCCTCCAGGACCTCGACTAGGCTGCAACCCTCCAAATACATACAGCTCACTCTTATAAATACTGCAGCTGTGGTATGCCAACGATGGGACATTTCCTTTGGCCTggtagaaataaatatttagagtAAATTAATGTTGAGAaactacacacatgcacacttctAAATCATTGCTCAGGTTGATCTATTGAAAACTGCATTTAGTTGAATATGTTAACTCAAACGCACTTTAATAAGTTTCCACTTCCAGGTCAGTGTATCCAGCATATAAATATCACTATAGCGTTGACCTTCTCTAAGGCCACCATAAACATAGACGACCTTATTCTCAGGGTCAAAGGCCGCCGAGTGGCCTCGAGAGCTGGGAGGGAGTGGCCTGACTGTAGAAGTCGTCATGGGGAACCAAAAATCACCATCTGTATAGGTAGATAGCAGGTTAGCCTCAAATTTTGTCCTATGCATTTTTAATCAGTGTACTGACATTGCATCGGTCTGTATAGTTTAAGAGACATTTAGCAGTCATGACTGAAAAGCACAGAGTAAATTGCTCAGTAATGGAATAATAGCCACTGCTATTCCACATGCAAATTACTTGCTGAAACTGGTAGCTTATTCAGTCACTGTCACTGCCCAAAAGGTCACTATAGTGAACCAGAGGCCTGTGAGAAAATAACGCACCAATCTCCAGCTTCCATATGGTGTCTGTACAGTTGTTTTGATCTGCAGCCTCCCCACCAATCAGAACAGCTGTGTCAGGATCACATAAACACATGGTATGGTTCCAGCGCTTTGATGGAtgctctaaaataaataaataaataaataaataaataaataaatagcattattatttcattatgcaCTCACCatccagtttattaggaacacatgcacattcatgcaattatgttCACGTCAATATGTGATcacaggctacaacagcagctgcagtcatttcctttcctctcaATCAGCCaacaacaggaatctgaggctagagTGGAGATGATGGACAGATAGAAACCTCGTCTGGTGAATCTTTCTGCCGCCACATGTCATAAAACACATCATCTTAAACTAATGAGTGAAAATGAGGGTACTTCAGTGGAAGCACCGTAAAGCACCCTTGGGATGTTGAAGAATGGGAGACTGAgagcatgaatgtgcagctgaCAAATCTACAGCAATTAgctgatgcaatcatgtcaacatgaacCAGAACTTCAAAGGAATTTTTCcaccttgtggaatccatgccaggAAGAATTTAAGCTGTACTTATACTTGCCAGTATTGATATGGTGCTCCTAGCCAGTGAGTGTACACTGAGCATTGTCAGTAACATTtgcaaaactttatttaaaagctATTTAAACCATTTGTAGTATTCATCACAGAGATTTACAGACAATTACAAAATGGATAAATCATACAAGGTtaatgaaggggggggggattttcTTAGACAAGGGACCACAAAATACAAAGAAGAATTTTCACAAGTGTGGTAGAAATGTGTTCACCTGCCCGGCAATCCCTCGTCCTTTTAACAACTTCCCTCTCCTCATTTTGCGATGTATATACGCTCAGTTTGCGCTTTTTGGGGCTTGAACCTTGGCTTGACCGCTGCTGTGTTTCAGATCTCTCAGAACTCAAACTATATCTTCTCTTTCCTACCACAGACTTCCTTGGAGTTTTGTCCTTCAGACAGTACACAGAAACGTGAAAGTAGACATTAGTTCATAAAAGCATAGCTAGAGGATCcacaagtttatttttaaatgatgttacaATGGTGAAGATCACTATGAACCATTATCAAGGTGCTACAGTTAAGACCAAATTATTATAGTAATAAGCCTAATTGACTGGTCAACTGAAGCATAAATGTCAACTTAAAcctttttgcttgtattttctcatttgtaagtctctttggataaaagcgtctgctaaatgaataaatgtaaacctaactttacaaaaaaaaacaaaaaaaaccctttaattAAAAAGGATGGCTGTTAGTGTGATACAAAATGTTTTGGTTATACATTTTAGcatatttttatacataattTAATGAATCAGATTTCATAAATTTCATATACTAGCATCCTATTCTTAACTAGTCTATATATGCTTTTTGAACTCCACTTAATGAAGTGTTGCACTTTTTTGGCTTAATTCTTCAACCTTTACAATTAGAGTTACCAAATGCTTGCTTTTTAGTTAGTAAACGATCATGCCATTGAGTATTCCTCACCAAAGCCCAAACTCCTGATGTTCTGAGGCTGATACTCTGAAGCTCTTCTTTGCTTGTTTTGAGATCTGTATAACTGACCGTGTCCTCAGGTAATCTCTGAGATGTGATCTTGAGAAGGACATGACAACTGTTAAACAGCTTAATGCAGCATATAACAAGTGATtatcatttaatattatttaagtgTCAAAATTCTAAATTGTATCACCTTACAGTAATTGAATTACTTTTAAGTTGAATAGTAGGGTTTTTGCTCttatgtaaaattaaaaacctaACAGTTTAGATTTACTAGATTAAAAATGCAGGCCCCACAGTAGGAACTCAATGCAACAAAGGTCAGTACACCTTTCATTACTGAGAttcaaatcttttattttttcaaaactaCCTTTATTTTTGATCACAGACTCAATCCTCCTCTTCATGGAGGAGACCAGTACTGTACAAATTTCTGGAGAGATGTTCAGCCATTCTTCAGAGATAACTTTTTCCAGCTGCTCTTTGCTGGAGGGGTTGTGTGGCTCTACCTCTCTCTTTAAAGACCCAAATTTGTTCTACTGGATGCAAGTCAGGCAACATACTTGGCATAGTTCTCACTTTTTTCCTTATTTAGAAACACTTGCATGGTTTTGGCAGTGTTTGGCTTTGGACCATTATCATGCTGGCATATTCCTCTTCTGCCAAGCTTATTGACAGAATCATCTTGTCAGCTAGTATTCTGGTATATCCACAGGCATTCATAGTGCCATCTATAAATGTCATATCCAACATGTTttgcactcatgcagccccagatcACCACACTCCCACCTCCATGCTTCACCATCAGGACTACGCATTCACTGTGGTAGTCCTGGCCAGATTCAAATCAAACATGCTGGACCCCATCTGAGCCAAACaaatttatcttggtctcatctgaccaaagAATGTTCTCCCGATATTCCTTAGGcttcttttcatgttctttaGCAAAGTTTAACCTTGCAGTTTTGTGCCGAAGCGcaaacaaggtttttttttcttggacgCAGTCCATAGAGGTTGACGTTATCCAATGTCCTTAACATTGTCGGCCACAGAAACTCAGATTTCCACTGATAACGCCTGTGCCAAGTCTGACGCAATTGCCCATCTGTTTTTCAGCACTAGAAGTGTGCAAGTAGTGAGCCGTCCATGGCATCATTTTAAGAGGACAGCCAATGCGGCTTTGACTAGTGGTCCTAACGCTCATTCGATACCTAATGATTACTGCTGCAACTGTGTTTCAACTGATTTTGAGTTGGTCACCAAACTTCCTGTAACCTTTTCCATATTTGTGAAGTCTCACAATCAGATTTTTCAATTTCCCTGGCAATTCTTTTCCATGTGGATCCatgagacagacaaacaaagccCATAGGTCCAAAATTGAGAAGGTTCTGGTGTTTACAGGTAATTTTATAACCATGTTCTAGCAGTTAGGCTAATTGGAAATAACAGGTGTATTCAATTTTGTTTCAATGATCACAGGTTTTCTAACTTGCGTATCAGTGATCACAGGTGTGTTCAACTTTGTTGCACAGAGTTTCTACTTTGGGGCCTGTATTTTCAATATAGTCTTTCtaaaagtatttgtttttgaTTGTTCATAAGAGGAAATACTCCATGTGTCAACTTAGAAATAATGCAATTATTGATAGGTGATATTGCacaggggtgtattcacttctGTTGTATACTGtgttattaaatgtaattagttTGCCTAAACTAATCAAGTCAAAAGAAAAGTACATATGATAAAGCTGTTTTAGCAGCAACATTTTTTATGTATGCAGTAAATTAAAATCAGGTGAATGATCGGTAAATTAGACTTACATTTAACTCCGAGCTCCTCACATTGTTGTTGCTAGCATTACTCAGAAGTGTCTGGGAGAAACTCGTAGACTGACTGGGGGTTGGTCGTCTCCTTTTCACCAGAGGTGTGCTGCTAACAAAGCTGGCTCTCACCTTTATTATAAACAGATGATTAGCAAACTACTTGGATCACACCATGAATACtgaaaagcacaacaaataaaGTATATTCTAGGCTAGGGGCACAGTACCATAAACAGCATATAATAAGATGTTTTTTATGGGTACCACTAGATTTAAATTCTGTTCTAAATTTCATATCAGTGATCTCACAAATTACAATGTTTTTGTGCGAACATGTGGCACTTAAAATGCATTTCAGCTTGAACTGTTCACCTAGTCTCTGCCCACAGTTTATTAGGCACACCTACATTGAAGCTACCTTCACTACTAGTTCATTACTGACTGGAGCCCATCTGTTGACATAACCCATTGATAAACAGGGACAGGTAATTAACCAGACACTGTAGAGTTGGTTGTGTTAATGCTTGTGTACTATAGTTCATCTTTCTCTACCAGTGATCAGTTTTTGACCACCAACCAGCTGAAATACAACAGTGGTCACCACTAAGTAAAAATAGTccacaatgtaaacaatatcTGCTCACTAAGTAGTGTTCCAAACCTACTGTATAGGAGGAGAGTTGATGAATTCTCCACAACAGCAGACCACTGAAGTCATTAAAAAGCCTCAAAGCTGCACCTGTATGGTTGGTGTACCTGATAAAATAGTTAAGTaccaggccaaaaaaaaaaaatcataaactaTCAACCAAGTGCATTATCTATGACCATGTGGCACAAAACCAGATTATTTACAACAGATCAAAAGAATATCCAAGGCCAATAAACAGACttaacatacatacacacaatgtaGTGAAACCATGTGAAGACCAACCTAGCATTAagcgaagaaaaaaaagaaaaaaagttgaaaataCCTTTCCACAGACAGTGAGCAACACTTTGGCATATGCACCTCTCCTGCTCTTCCATGTGGATTCGTTTAAAAGGCTCACGGTCCAGTCTCCTTCCCACACCAAACAACTTCCAATGTAAACAGGGGAAGAAATGAGCATTACATTCATTTGTGGGCGCAAATATTCAGTTTCTCCACCATAAGAGTAGTTTATTCGTTATTTGCTCCAACAGAACTGTATTAGATGATATCTGCAAGCTGTTTCAATTGGTCCATGTTCCTACCGTGAATGTCGTGAAAGAATCCCAATTTCCTGCGGCTTCACATCCGGGCTAACAAACACCTCAATGAACACTGTTGTCTCGCAAGAAAATGAGGTCCAGTCTCCCAGACTGAACACGACGAGCTGCTTGGGTAACGGCAGCGGGATTTGGAGCTGGTAGCTGGTGCGGTTCATTTTACTTCAGAAACATCGAGAAGAACAGAGTTTATAATGGCTTGTAAACTACTCATTATAGCTTCAAGAGAAAACACTCCCACCTAATAAACTGACGAGGTGCTTCGTGTAAAGACCACAATGCATAAAACTGTGTTTTCCCCATGCTTCTGCTGGAAAAAGGAGCCACCAAAGCGAAGTACCTGAGCCCAATTCGGCTTCATGGCTACCTTCCTTAAATTGAGTCCATTCAGTCTCACAGGCAGCAGTTGAGGCCCCGCCCCTTTCGCGTCACGTGACAATAGATTAACGTATTAATtagattgtgttttattctgagTGGAAATGCTATTGCTGCTAATCCATAGTTTTTGGATCTCAGCTGCAGAGTGTAATTCTACAGTGTTGAGAAAAAACGATTTTATTTCTTCCTGTCTGAGAAACACCCCAAAATAAAGCTGGAATGGGCATTTGTAATCCCAATCCGTTCAATTGATGCTGCCTATACACTTCTAAAGAAATGCAATAAAGAGAGAATGTATTTCTTTTaccttgtatttatatatttattataaattacaTATGACTGCTTTTATAATTGCTAATATTTTAGTTAAACTATGTATCTgctatatattattcattattattttatatttgttctgATACAATATGTTTGCAGTGGTAAATTGTGGAGTTCATAGCCTACTGAAGTGCTAATCTGAACcatacactcctgggcaaaaaaaaatggccaaaGCCCAGAATGGctaaatattaagcttttaatggtttaacaacaaatcattgttAAGAAAATTATCAAGAATGAAATAAATTCACTCCTGCCACCATTTGGATAAGGAAATTCATTTACAGGCGCATCTCAAacaatttgaatattgtgggaaaagttcattttgttctgtaatttaattcaaaaagtggaactttcatatattgtagattcattacacatgaagtgaaatatttcaaacctttttttttatcttgatgattacagcttacaggtcatggaaatcaaaaatctagtatctcaaaatattagaataaagaatttataatacagaaatgtcgacctgagaagagctctgaatcagctaattaactcctgagcctttaatctctcattCTGGTttagtacacaaccacaatcatggggaagatgaaagaaaatgttgcatttcatttggaaatcaaggtcacagagtctggaggaagagtggagaggaacagaatccaagttgcttgaagtccagtgtgaagtttccacagtcagtgatgatttggggtgtcatgtcatctgctggtgttggtccactgtgt
This window contains:
- the zgc:163014 gene encoding uncharacterized protein zgc:163014 — its product is SVYCLKDKTPRKSVVGKRRYSLSSERSETQQRSSQGSSPKKRKLSVYTSQNEEREVVKRTRDCRAEHPSKRWNHTMCLCDPDTAVLIGGEAADQNNCTDTIWKLEIDGDFWFPMTTSTVRPLPPSSRGHSAAFDPENKVVYVYGGLREGQRYSDIYMLDTLTWKWKLIKAKGNVPSLAYHSCSIYKSELYVFGGLQPSRGPGGKACSNALYIFNPEHELWYQPIVEGDRPLPRFGHSSTLLPDKLVIFGGRKTAAYLNDLYVLDLGFMEYIAVKYENMPPLARGFHAALPMSDNRVLISGGCSALGALQDLHLFNLETNCWTSVVCPLLSSKPRAGHSLISLTGTAPLHTDKRDPGDGHHTWPSAQHTILVFGGSDCTGTFYDDAVKCIMQIPAEGQGLDIKPSHKIVVHG